One Williamsia phyllosphaerae genomic window, TCGGCATCGAACGTGGCGCTGTACAACCTCGGTGTCGGCGCCGCGGCGGATCCGCTCGACGTCGAGGGCCTGCGCTACATCCACGACATCTCCCCGAAGGTGTTGCCCACGTTCGCGACCGTGGCCGGGAGCTTCGAGGCGACCGAGGCTCCGACGGTTTCCTTCCCCGGTATCGAGATCGACCTCGCGAAGGTCGTGCACGGGAGCCAGCAGGTCACGACCCACCGTCCGATCCCGGCGAGCGGCAAGGGCACGACCCACTCGCGGATCGCCGAGGTGCAGGACAAAGGATCGGCGGCCGTCGTCATCACCGAGACGCAGACGTTCGACTCCGACGGTGAACTCCTGTGGACCACCCGGTCGTCCATCTTCGCCAAGGGCGAGGGCGGCTTCGGTGGTGATCGCGGCACGTCGGAGCGCGTCGAGTACCCGGACCGCGACCCGGACTCCGTCCTGACCGTGGCGACGCGACCGAACCAGGCTCTGCTCTACCGTCTCTGCGGCGATCGCAACCCGCTGCACTCCGATCCGGCCTTCGCCTCCGCCGCCGGTTTCCCCGCGCCGATCCTGCACGGACTGTGCAGCTACGGGACGGTCTGCCGGGCGATCACCGACGAGCTCCTCGGCGGCGACGCCGACGCCGTGGCCGGGTTCGGCGCGAAGTTCGCCGGCGTGTTCTTCCCGGGCGAGACGTTCCGGATCTCGGTGTGGGACACCGGCACCGACCTGGTGGCGACCGCGACCGCGGTCGAGCGCGACGATGCTCCGGTACTGGGCAACGTGGTCCTGACCCGGCGCTAGTCCCGGCTGTGCGTCGCCAGGAAGCCGTCGACCGCAGCCCGCGCGATGGCCTCGTAGTCGAAGGTCGGCAGTGTGCTGAGCCGTCCCATCGCCAGCGGTCCGATGATCAAGGCCATCGCGGTGATCCGATCAACCTGTCCGAGCAGTTCGACCGCGTCCGCACTCGAGAGCACCTCGTCGAACGGCCACAGGTACTGATCGGCGACCCGTTCGCGCAACGTCCGTTGCTCGACACGGTCCGGGTCCTCGCCACGCGCACCGTACGTCTCGTCCAGCCCGGCGCCGAGCGAGAGCCACGCCAGAAACGTCGTCGAGGCGGGCACCTCCGCGAACAGTCGGGCCTGCGACAGGGCCAGGGCCGTCAGCCGGTCACGTACCGAACCCATGGGCGGCGGTGCCGGGGCGGCCGGGACCACGACACCGAACGCGGCCGCGACCACCTCTGTCGTCGAGGCGAAATGACGATAGAACGTCGCGCGCGACACCTCGGCGGCCCCGATCACGGACTCCACGGTGACGGCGGACGGCCCGGCGGCGCGGAGCAGATCTGCCGCGGCGGCCACCACCTTGGCGCGCGATTGCGCCGGACGGGGATCAGTGCGGCGCACCCGGTCATCCATGGTCACGAAACGCAACCTACCGCTTACGAGACTGTTAGTCTCAAAAAATCGTCAGCCCATCGAGCCGACGACCAGCAGCATCCCGAGGACCAGCAACACGAGCGGTGCCACCATCGCCACGACGCGCCAGAATCGGATGGACGCACCGGAATGCGGTCGGCCGGTATGAGTACGGAGAGACATGGTCACGGTTCCTTTCACACCGGGGCGACGTCGACCCGGGCCCTTCGAGCGATCTGTGACTGCTAGGACCAGAGTGACAGAAGTAACAGTTGAGATCGGGCAGCCACTCCGCGCGTCGGCGTCACGATTGCGCAACACGGGTGTGTCGAGCAGCCACCCGATCACGAGAGGGTGCGAGCGATGACCACGGTGAAGCCCGGCCCCGACCGCCTCACGATTCGTGCCGTCTGGCTCATCGCCGTCGCCTGCGGCGCACTGAGCGCGGTCGTCGCGGCCATGGCCGCACTCAACACGGCGTTGGCCGAGATCGCCCCGGACATCGAGGCCGACGCCGGACAGATCACCTGGCTGGTCGACGGCTACACGCTCACCCTGGCGGCACTACTGCTGCCCGCGGGCGCGCTCGGCGACCGGTTCGGTCGACGCGGGATGTTGATCGGCGGCATGGTCGTGTTCGGCGTCGCGTCCCTGCTGCCGGTGTTCCTCGACGACCCGAACCTGATCATCGCGTCCCGCTGCCTGGCCGGTGCCGGTGCCGCGCTGGTCATGCCCGCCACCCTCTCGCTGATCACCTCGGGTGTCCCCGAATCCAAGAGACCACTCGCGGTGAGCATCTGGGCCGGTGTCGCAGGCGCCGGAGCCATCGGCGGGTTCTTCGTCACCGGAATCCTGTTGGAGTTCTTCAGCTGGCATTCGATCTTCATCACCTTCGCCGCGGCGTCCGCGGTCATCGTGGTCATGGCCCTCACCGTCGACACCTCGCGCGACGAGAACCCACCACGCTTCGACATCCGCGGCTCCGTCACCTCGGCGGTGGCGATCGCCGCCTTCGTGTTCGGGCTCATCGAGGGCCCGGTCCGCGGTTGGGACGACCCACTCGTCCTGATCGCCCTCATCGGCGGGTTGGCACTCGTGGGCGCATTCATCCATCTGGAGCTGGCCCGCGACCACCCGCTGCTCGATGTCCGCCTGTTCCGTCGACGCGCCTTCGGTTCGGGCGCATTCGCGATCGCGCTGCAGTTCCTGGGATCCTTCGGCACGTTCTTCCTGATCCTGCAGCGTCTACAGCTGGTGCTCGGGTATTCACCACTGCAATCGGCCGTGGCGATGTTCCCGCTGGTGATCGTCGTGATGGTGATGTCCCTGCTGGGAAATTGGCTGGCGGTGCGGTTCAACTTCCGCGCCGTGCTGGCGCCGGGCATGTTCGTGTTCGGGATCGGGATCGTGCTGTTGGGCGCGTTGACCTACACCGAGTACTGGGTCATCGCGATCCTGTTGTCGGTCATGGCCTTCGGTCTGGGCGTCGCGACCGCCCCCGCGACCACAGCCATCATGGTGTCGACCCCGGTCGAGAACCAGGGCGTCGGCTCCGCCGTCAACGACACCGCCCGCGAACTCGGCGCCGCGATCGGCATGGCCCTGGCGGGCAGCATCGTCGCCGCGGGCTACACCGCGCGTATCGGCGCGACCGCCGACCGCGCGCGTGAACAGTTCCAGACCATGGGTGATCAGCTGATCTCCGGTGGACAACAGGCCCGCGGCGAGATGGTCGCCGCGCAGGGTGACGTCGTCGCCGAGAACATCGGACGGTCGCTGGCCGAGGCGAAGGCGGTCTCCGAACAGCTCGAGCAGAACGTCCCCGGCGACCTCGCCCGGACCGTTCTCGACGGCGCGCAACAGGCGTTCCTGCATCCCTCGAGCCAGGCCTACATCGTGCTGGGTGCGCTCGTGATCGCCGGTTCGGTGGTGTTGGCGTTCTGGGCCCCGAATCGACTGGACGAGAAGGCGACCGGGACGACGGTGGTGGCGGCACCATCGGACCGGGAGTCCGACCCGGTGGGTTGACCCACGCGGTCTAGACGGTCGCCACGGCCTCGACAGCGGTCGCCGAGGCCCACTTGTAGTCGGCCTTGCCTGCCGGGGATCGATGGATCTGTTCCACCACGGTGATCGTGCGCGGCACCTTGTAGCCGGCGATCCGTTCGCGGCAGGTCGTCTGGATCTCGTCGAGGGTCGGCGCGTCGGCCCCCTCGACCACCGAGACCACAGCGGCGACCTTCTGGCCGAATCGCGGGTCCGGCACGCCGACGACGAGGACGTCGTGCACGGCCGGATGTGCCTGCACAGCCGCCTCGACCTCCTCGGCGAACACCTTCTCGCCGCCGGTGTTGATGCACCCCGAACCGCGGCCCAGGAACACGACGCCGCCGTCGGCGTCGAGTCGGCCCATGTCGCCGAGGATCGCCGCGCGACGCCCGTCGGGCAACGTCACGAACGTACGGGCCGACTTCTCGGGATCCTTGTGATAGCCGACGGGGACGCGGCCGACGCGGGCGATGAAGCCGATTTCCTCCGATCCCGGTTCGATCGGCTCGAGGGCCTCGTCGAGAACGGTCAGTGCCGGGTTCGAGGTGGACCGCAGCAGGCCGTCCGCGCCCATGATCAGCTCGCCGTCGTTGCCGGTCTCCGACGCACCGAAGTTGTCGCGCATCCACAGATCGGGTTTGACCGCCCGCATCCGGTCGCGCACCGCCGTCGACCAGATGGCGCCGCCGTTGGTCACCGACAGCAACCCGCTGACGTCGAGGGTCCCCAGCGCTTCTCTGCGCTCCATCTCCTCCACGAGCGGCGCACCCATCCCGTCACCGACGATGAGCACGATCTGCACCCCGTGGTGCTCGATCGAGTCGAGCACGGCCGCCGGGACGAAGTCGCGCTGCAGCACCAACCGGCCGCCATTGATGAAGAACATGAACAGCGAGTAGATCGCGGCGCCGTGCATCAGCGGCGCGGCCAGCAGGAACGAGATCGGGGCGAATGTACTCGCGTTGTTCGCGATCGCGGCGTGGTCGGCGAGCGGTTCGGGGCCGTAGGGGTTGCCCCCGGACAGCGGCTTGTGGAAGAAGTCGTCGTGGCGCCACACCACGCCCTTCGGATAGCCGGTGGTGCCCCCGGTGTAGAGGATGTAGTGCTGGTCGCCGGATCGGGGCGGGAAGTCGCGCGCGGTGCTGTGCCCGGTGAGGTCGACGACCCCGACCGAGACCCGATCGTCGGCTGCGGCAGCGAGTTCCGGCGTGATGTCGCCGATCACCAGCACGGTGTGCACCGCGGTCTGCGGCAGCACGGTCGACAGCGTGCGCTGGTGCTCGTCGAGCTCCACGAGGACCGCGACCGCGTCGGAGTTCTCCAGGATGTAGGCGAGTTCGGTTGCGGTGTAGCGATAGTTGACGTTGATCGCGGTCGCACCGATCTTGAGCAGCGCGACCATCGCGTAGACGTGCTCGAGACTGTTCTTGAGGTACAGCGCGACGTGGTCGCCGGCACCGATCCCATGGTCGCGCAACAGATGCCCGAAAGCATTGGACCGCTCGTCGAGGTCGTGGTAACTGACATCGACGCCCTCGTAGCCGATCGCGATCCGATCGGGCACGGCATCGGCGATGGTCTCGAAGATGTCGCCGAGATTGAAGTCGGTGGAGGTCGTCTCGGTCATCGGGTCAGCACCAATCCGCTCGTGGGAACTCCGGTCCCGGCCGTGACGACGACGCGTTGCGCACCGTCGACCTGATTGACCGAGTCGCCCCGGAGTTGCCGCACGGCCTCGGCGATCCCGTTCATCCCGTGGATGTAGGCCTCGCCGAGCTGTCCACCGTGGGTGTTGAGCGGCAGCTCGCCACCGACCTCGAGGACGCCGGGGCGTCGGACGAAATCCTTGGCCTCACCACGGCCGCAGAACCCGAGTTCCTCGAGCTGCATCAGTGTGTAGGGCGTGAAGTGGTCGTAGAGGATGGCCGCGTCCATGTCGGTGGGACCGAGTCCGGACTGCTCCCACAGCTGCCGTCCGACGAGACCCATCTCCGGCAGGCCGCCCAGGTCGTCGCGGTAGTAGCTGGTCATGATGTATTGGTCGTTGCCGCTGCCCGACGCCGCACCCGCGATGATCGCCGGGACGTGCGGCATGTCCTTCGCCCGCTCGGCGGAGACGATCACCAGCGCCACACCACCATCGGATTCCTGACAACAGTCGAGCAGGTGCAGGGGCTCGGCGATGTAGCGCGAGTTCTGGTGGTCGTCGATGGTGATGGGCTTGTCGTAGAAGAAGGCGTTGGGATTGACCGCGGCGTGTTTGCGATCGACCACCGCCACGGCACCGAAATCGGCACTTGTCGCGCCGTATTCGTGCATGTACCGCTGGGCGACCATGGCCACGAACGCAGCCGGCGTGGACAACCCGTGCGGATAGCTGAACGCGTTGTCGGTGCCCGACGAGTTGTCCTGGGCGGCGAGACCGGCGTTGACCTGACCGAAGCGCATACCGGACCGCTCGTTGAAGGCACGGTAGGCGACCACGACGTCGGCGACACCGGTGGCGACGGCCATCGCCGCCTGCTGCACCGTCGAGCACGCCGCCCCACCGCCGTAGTGGATGCGCGAGAAGTACGTCAGGTCACCGATTCCCGCGGCACGGGCGACGGCGATCTCGGTGTTGGTGTCCATCGTGAACGAGACCAGGCCGTCGACCTCGGACGGGTCGAGTCCCGCGTCGGCGATCGCCGCCCCGACCGCCTCGGCGGCCAGGCGCAGCTCACTGCGGCCGGAGTTCTTCGAGAAATCGGTGGCACCGATCCCGACGATCGCGGCGGCGCCGGACAACGAGGTACTCATGCGTTGCCCTGAGCGGTGTGGTCCGGTGTCTCGGTGTGGTCCAGGACGACGCTCACCTGCGAGGTGACGTGCTTGCCCAGTGCGTTCGTGCCGACCACGTCGACCGTCGCGACCCCGTCGTCGACGGCGCTGACCGTCCCGGCGAACGTGAGCGTGTCGTAGGCGTACCAGGGGACGCCGAGGCGCAGCGTGATCGAACGGATCTGGGCCCGCTGTCCGGCCCAGTCCGTGACGTAGCGCCCGACCAACCCGGTGTCGGTGAGGATGTTGACGAAGATGTCCTCGGATCCCTTGCTCTGCGCGAGGTCTCGGTCGTGGTGGACGTCCTGGAAGTCGCGGGTGGCCAGGGCGGTCGAGACGATGAACGTCGGCGTTGCCTCGATCACCAGGGGCGGCAGGGTGTCGTCGACGGCCACGCGGGGTGGCGTGCGGGGCGGGGCCACGGGGGCGGTCATGTCGTCGCGCCTTTCGATCCGGCGGGTTGCCAGGCGTACAGGGTCCACGGATCACCGGGTCCGGGGACGGTGGCGTCGGGATCGGCTGCGTTGGATTCTGCTGGGAAATCGAGGAACTCGACGACGACCGGCATCCCGATGGACACCTCGGCGGGGTCGACCCCACGGAGTTGGCCGAGCATGCGGGCGCCCTCGTCGAGTTCGACCAGGGCGATGACGAACGGCAGGGTCCGGCCGGGCACGCGCGGGGCGTGGTGCACCACGAAGCTGTAGACGGTGCCCGTCCCGGCGGCGACCTGGTAGTCGGTGGTCTCGGAATGGTGCTTCCACAGCGCGGGAACCGGCGGGTGGACCAGGGTTCCGTCGGGGCGGCGTTGGATGCGTAGTTCGTGATCGGCCACCCCGGCCCAGAAGAACGCGGTGTCGCGAGATGCAGTGGGCCGCATCATCGCGCCGGCGTCGAGGTCGTCCGTGGGGGCGGCCAGCGACGATGTGACGCCGGGGGCTGCCGCCGACTCGTTCGATGCGGTGGGTGGCCGGAACTTGAGGATGCGGAAGTTCATCTCGGCGACGACCTCGTCGCCGACGGTCCAGACGTTGCGGGTGGTGAAGAACCATCCCTCGCCGAGCCCGGTGGTCTTCGGGCCGACCACGTCGAGCAGTTCCGACGAGATGGCGACGTGCTCCCCCGGGCGGGTGTAGCGGTGATAGGTCGAGTCGCAGTTGGTGGCGACGACCGAGGTGTACCCGGCGTCGTCGAAGATCTGCGAGACCGCGCCCAGCGGGTCGTCGTCGGACCGCGCCCCGTGTAGGCCGCGCATGGTCCACACCTGCGCCATCGCGGGCGGGGCGACGACGCCGTCCCAGCCGGCGGCCCGCGCCGCGTCGTCGTCGCGGTAGATCGGGTTCCCGTCGCCGATCGCCTCCGTCCAGTTGGCGATCATAGGGCCGTTGATCGGATCACGTCCGGGCACCGGAGCGCTGGCGCCACCGGCACGCACCGCGTCGGTCGAAGTGCGGATCCGGTCGGCCGTGCTCGCCACGGTCTGATCCACGCTCATCGCGGCGCGCGCGGGAGACCGAGGCCCGAGGTCGCGATCATGTCCCGCATGACCTCGTTGACGCCGCCACCGAAGGTGATCACCACGTTGCGTTTGGCCTGCGCGTCGAACCAGCGGATGAGCTCGGCGGTCTCCGGATCGGCGAGATCGCCGAAGCGGCCGATGATCTCGTCGATGAGTCGGGAGATGCGCTGCACCCGTTCGGTGGCGAACACCTTGGTGGCCGCGGCGTCGGCCATGGAGATGGACTCGTTGCCCGACGAGGACACCTGCCAGTTCAGCAGTTCGTTGATGCGGGTGTAGGCCGCGATCTCGGCGAGCGCCCTGCGCACGTCCGGATTCTTCGCGGGCACCGTGCCGTCGGCCGCCGGTTTCTGCGCCCACGCGGTGATGCGGGCCAGCAGTCCGTCCATCCGTCCCGCGGGACCGAGCATGACGCGCTCGTGGTTCAGCTGGGTGGTCAGCAACCGCCAGCCGAGGTTCTCCTCGCCGACCAGCATGCCGACCGGGACGCGGACGTCGTTGTAGTAGGTCGCGTTGACATGGTGGGCGCGGTCGGCGGTGATGATCGGGGTCCAGCTGTAGCCGGGATCGCTGGTGTCGACGATGAGCATCGAGATGCCCTTGTGCTTCGGGGCGTCCTTGTCGGTCCGGCACGCGAGCCACACGTAGTCGGCGTCGTGACCGCCTGTGGTCCACAGCTTCTGCCCGTTGACGATGTACTCGTCACCGTGCCGGACCGCGGAGGTCTTCAGCGACGCGAGGTCGGTGCCCGCCTCGGGCTCGCTGTAGCCGATCGCGAAGTGCACCTCGCCCGCCAGGATCGCCGGGAGGAACTTCTGCTTCTGCTCGTCGGTGCCGTGCACCTGCAGGGTGGGGCCGACGGTCTGCAGGGTCACCGCGGGCAGCGGGACGTCGGCGCGCGCCGCCTCGTTGACGAAGATCTGCTGCTCGATGTCGCCGAATCCCTTGCCGCCGTACTCCGCCGGCCATCCGACGCCGAGCCAGCCGTCGCTGCCCATCTGGCGGATCACCTTGCGGTACGTCGGACCGTGTCGCTCGGTCAGCATCGCCGCCTGGTCCTCGGGCGAGATCAGCGTCGAGAAGTATTCGCGCAGCTCGGCTTTGAGGGACTTCTGTTCGGGGGTGAGGTCGATGAACATCGATCTAGTACTCCTGGCCGGTCGAGTCCGCCAACTCGTCGGCGAACATGGACGACTCCGCAAGCTCGTCGAGACGGGCGGTGGCCCCACCGACGATGCGGGCGAGGTCCTTGATGATCGAGTAGTAGCGGTGCAACGGATAGGTGATGTCCACACCGACACCGCCGTGCAGGTGCGTCATGGTGCGCAGGGTCGACGGCATCTCGGCGGCGAGCCAGTAGGTGGCGATCGACAGGTCGCGGTCGGCGTCGAGCCCCTCGGCCAGGCGCCACGCCGCCGACGTCACCGCCAGGTTCATCGACCGCCCCACCACATAGATGTCGGCGATCTGCTGGGTGACGGCCTGGAAGGTGCCGATGGGCTTGCCGAACTGATTGCGGTTGCTGACGTGGTCGGCGGTGATGCGCAGCGCACCGGCGAGGATCCCGTCGGCGTACGCGGCCAACCCGAGTCGGTAGAGGTCCCGCAACGCCCGACCGTCCCGAGACACCAGCGCCGCGTCGTCGACGGCGACGTTCTCCAGCCGGACGGTGTACTCACCCCATCGCGACGACGCCGGGGTACGAGTGATCGACACCCCGTCGGCGGCCGCGTCGACGAGCACGATGCCGGAGTCGGTGGTGACCAACAGCGCTGCCGCCCCGTCGGCGTGCAGGACCGCGGTCTTCGTTCCGGTGAGCCGACGGCCGGACAGCGAGGTGTGCGGTGCGGTGGTCAGCGCGGCGCCGGGTTCACCGATCGCGATGGCGACATGGCCTCCGGCGACGATGGTCTCGGCGAGACGATCGAGCGCAGACGACGATTCCCGGATCGCCAGTCCGGCGACCAGGGTGCCGATGGCGGGGGTGACGCCCGCCGACTCGCCGAGTTTGGTCAGCAACGGCAGCAGTCCCAGGATGCCGACGGTGTCGCCGCCACGGTCCTCCGGCAGCGGGAGCGCGACCACCCCGGACTCGACCATCGCCGACCACAGGGGAACCTCGAGGCCGCCGGGTGCGTCGAACTGTTCGTCCCACACCGGGGTGTGACGTCCGACCAGGTCAGTGGCCACGTCGCTGACCGCCTGGGCCGTGCCGTCCAGGGTGAAATCCACGCCGGGACACCTCCTCGTCGAAACCGTTTCTAGAACCTGTTCTAGTTGTATCAGAGATCAGAGTGCGCGCGGTAGGCCGAGGATTCGTTCTGCGGCCGCCGTGGCCAGCACCTGGGTCGTACCGCCGGCGATGGTCAGGCAGCGGTTGCGCAGGAACAGATCGGCGGCGTCGGAGGTGGCGAGTCCGGCCGGCCCGAGCACCGACAGCGCGAACTCCGGTACGTCCTGTCGGTGCCGGGCGCCGATCAGCTTGCGGACGCTCGAGATCGCGCCGGGGTCGTGGCCGGCCATGCTGCGCAGAACCGACTGCGCGTCCATCACGCGGCCGATCTGCGCCTGGACGCACAGTGCGCCGAGGGCGTCGAGGTCCACCGGTCCGAGGTCGGTGTCCGACGTGGCGATCTGGCCGAGCAGGGACTCCATCTCGGCGCCGAGACCCGAACCGCCCATGGCCACGCGTTCGTTGGCCAGCGTCGTGCGAGCGAGTCGCCAGCCGCCGTTCTGCTCCCCCACGAGGCAGTCGTCGGGTACGAAGACGTCGTCGAGGAAGACCTCGTTGAACAGGGCGTTGCCGGTGATCTCGCGCAGCGGCCGGACGTCGATCCCCGCGCTGGTCATGTCGACGAGGAAGTAGCTGATGCCCTTGTGTTTCGGGACGTCGGTGTCGGTGCGGGCGAGGCAGATGGCCCAGTCCGCGGTCTGTGCGGCCGAGGTCCACACCTTCTGCCCGCGCAGGGTCCACCCGCCGTCGACGCGGGTGGCCCGGGTGCGCAGGGAGGCGAGATCCGAGCCCGCCTCCGGCTCGGAGAACAGCTGGCACCAGGACACGTCACCGGCGAGTGTGGGCGCCACGAACCGCTCGCGCTGCGCGGCCGTCCCGTGCTCGAGGATGGTCGGGATCGCCCAGGCGCCGATCACCAGGTCGGGTCGGGAGACGCCCGCGCGGTCGAGTTCGGCGTCGATGAGCAACTGCAGCGCGGCGCCCGCCCCCAGCCCGAACGGCGCGGGCCAGTGGGGGGTCAGGTACCCGGCGTCGACGAGCGCGCGCCGCGTGTCCGCAGCGGCGGCGATCTGCTCGCATGTGGCGCGGACGGCGGCGCGGTCGTCGTCCACCTCGGACAGGTCGATGTCGATGCCGCGTCTCGTCCCGCCCAGGACGGCATGGGCCGTGGCCGCGCGCCACGGTGTGGTGCCACCGAGTTGCGCACGCAGCGAGAGCGCGAATCGGAGGTAGAGGTGCGCGGCGTGGTCGAACGTGAAGCCGATGCCGCCGAGGATCTGGATGCAGTCCTTCGCGTTGGCCACTGCGAGGTCGCCGACCGCAGCGGCCGCGACCGCCGTCGACAGCGCTGTCTGAACGTCGTCGGGGTCCGACGCGGCCGCGTGTTCGGCCACCGCGTGGGCGACGTCCCACGCCGCCGCACTCATCTGCTCGCTGCGGCACAGCATCTCGGCGCAGATGTGTTTGACGGCCTGGAACGACCCGATCGGCGACCCGAACTGCTCGCGGACCTTGGCGTACTCGACCGCGGTGTCGAGTGTCCATCGGGCCACGCCGGAGGCCTGGGCGGCGAGACCGGCGACCAGCGCGCCGCACACGAGGGCGTCGCCTGCGTCGAGGATCTGATGCTCGGCCATCCCGACACCGCGTAGCGACACCGTGCTCACGGTCGCGGTGCCGTCGACCGCGTCGGCCGCCTTGACCTCGACGCCCGGCGCAGCTGCGTCGACGACCGCCCACCGACGGGAGCCGTCGACGTCGATCACCAGGAGCAGCAGTCCGCCTCCGCTGTGCCCGACCACGGTCTGCGGCTCTGCGTCGACGACGATCCCACCGCCGTCAATATGTCGTGCGACCGCAGACGGCGTCGCGTCGGACACCAGCCCGGCGGGGGCGAGCGCGCAACCCCGGTGGCCGGACATCATTTCCGTTGCCATCTCCTGTGCCGCGTCGGCCCCCGACCGGCTCAGGAAATGCGTCGCGATCGCCGTCGACACCAGCGGGCCGGGGACCAGATCACGCCCACACTGTTCGAGCATCACCGCGAGGTCCACGAACCCCAGGTCGAGGCCGCCGCGCTCGTCGGGTGCGGTCGCCGCGAACAGGCCGAGTTCGGCGACGCCGGGCCACACCGCCGATCGCGCGTCGGATTCGTCGTCGACGGCCTGCTCGTCGAGACTGCGGCGGACCACGTCGACGACCCCGGTGTGCTGCGCCCAGCGTCCGATGGCCTCGGCGAACGTCGTCTGATCTTCCGTGCTGGCAATCGTCATGACTCCGGCGACCTCACTCAATTCCGCGTGCGGGCAAAGTAGAACCTGTTCTAATTATGCCTGTTGGTGACGGATGCGGGTAGTCGGGTACTCGGGATGTCAACTCGTCGACCGAAGGCGGCGCGGCATATCGTGGACAAATCGGTTTTGCGGCAGCACCGCGGCGGGGTCACCCGAGCGGAGCGCGGAAGTAAGGAAGTGACCATGGCCACCCCCGCGACACCCGGCGGCCCGGTGCCCACCGTGGGCGTGACCACCGACCCGGATCTGGGGTCCAACGCGCAACGGGAACGCCGTCGTCGGATCCTGGACTCGACGTTGGCCCTGGCCTCGAAGGGCGGATACGACGCCGTGCAGATGCGCGCTGTCGCCGACAAGGCCGACGTCGCCGTCGGCACCCTCTACCGCTACTTCCCGTCGAAGGTGCACCTGCTGGTGACGGCCCTGGCTCGCGAACTCGAACGCGTCGAGTCGCGGGCCGATCGCTCACGCCTGCAGGGCGACACCGCACTCGAACGACTCCGCAGCGTGCTCGACCTGATCACCCTCGCGATGCAGCGCGATCCGCTGCTGACCGAGGCGATGACGCGGGCGTTCATGTTCGCCGACGCCTCCGCGGCCACCGAGGTCGACGCCGTCGCCGCCGTCATCGACCGCCTCCTCGCGGGCGCGATGGTCACCGGCGAGCCCAGCGACGAGGACCTCAAGATCGCGCGCGTCATATCCGACGTGTGGATGTCGAACCTGGTGCAGTGGTTGACCCGTCGCGCCTCGGCGACCGACGTCACCAACCGTCTCGAGTTGACCATCGAACTACTGCTGGCCGGGCGCGACTCCCGCAACTGACCCGGCGCCGGAAGTGTGCCGTTTCGGTGACCGTTTCCCCAGGTGAGGGTCACCGAAACCACACATCATCGGGACGCACCGGTCATCGCCCGGGTGCGGCGGCGGATCTCGTCGGCGACCTCGCCGGGAGAGTTGACCACGACGGCGTCGGCCATCGACCACAGCGCGCCGAGCGCGTACCGCAGGTCGGCGCAGGTCATCCGCACCGACCGCCACCCGTCGGTCACGGGCCCGACGTCGAGGACGTCGAACCGCATGCGCGTGAGGTCGTCGTAGCGATCCGCGCGCACCCGGACCGCAACCTCGCTCGGGACGAACCGTCCGCGGAACTCACTGCGCCGTTCCTGCCAGATGTGTTCGAGGTCGACGTCGTCGGGTCGGTCCGCGGGCTCGTCGAGCACGGTGACGTCGGACATGCGTGAGACGCGGTACATGCGCTCGGTTCCATCGCGACGGGCGACGAGATACCAGGTGTCGCCGCCCATGATGAGGCCGACGGGATCCAGTGTCCGCTCGACGGACTCGGCTCCGAACCGCTTGTACTGCAGCCGGATCCGGTGACCGAGGAACACCGACTCCTGGAGTTGGGCGAGCGGCTGCGACGCCGGCGCCTCGGCGACGAACCCCTCGGGGCGCACCAGGATGCGCCGCGCGGCGAGCTTCACCTCGTCGCGATGCG contains:
- a CDS encoding AMP-binding protein, with translation MTETTSTDFNLGDIFETIADAVPDRIAIGYEGVDVSYHDLDERSNAFGHLLRDHGIGAGDHVALYLKNSLEHVYAMVALLKIGATAINVNYRYTATELAYILENSDAVAVLVELDEHQRTLSTVLPQTAVHTVLVIGDITPELAAAADDRVSVGVVDLTGHSTARDFPPRSGDQHYILYTGGTTGYPKGVVWRHDDFFHKPLSGGNPYGPEPLADHAAIANNASTFAPISFLLAAPLMHGAAIYSLFMFFINGGRLVLQRDFVPAAVLDSIEHHGVQIVLIVGDGMGAPLVEEMERREALGTLDVSGLLSVTNGGAIWSTAVRDRMRAVKPDLWMRDNFGASETGNDGELIMGADGLLRSTSNPALTVLDEALEPIEPGSEEIGFIARVGRVPVGYHKDPEKSARTFVTLPDGRRAAILGDMGRLDADGGVVFLGRGSGCINTGGEKVFAEEVEAAVQAHPAVHDVLVVGVPDPRFGQKVAAVVSVVEGADAPTLDEIQTTCRERIAGYKVPRTITVVEQIHRSPAGKADYKWASATAVEAVATV
- a CDS encoding lipid-transfer protein; this translates as MSTSLSGAAAIVGIGATDFSKNSGRSELRLAAEAVGAAIADAGLDPSEVDGLVSFTMDTNTEIAVARAAGIGDLTYFSRIHYGGGAACSTVQQAAMAVATGVADVVVAYRAFNERSGMRFGQVNAGLAAQDNSSGTDNAFSYPHGLSTPAAFVAMVAQRYMHEYGATSADFGAVAVVDRKHAAVNPNAFFYDKPITIDDHQNSRYIAEPLHLLDCCQESDGGVALVIVSAERAKDMPHVPAIIAGAASGSGNDQYIMTSYYRDDLGGLPEMGLVGRQLWEQSGLGPTDMDAAILYDHFTPYTLMQLEELGFCGRGEAKDFVRRPGVLEVGGELPLNTHGGQLGEAYIHGMNGIAEAVRQLRGDSVNQVDGAQRVVVTAGTGVPTSGLVLTR
- a CDS encoding TetR/AcrR family transcriptional regulator; translation: MDDRVRRTDPRPAQSRAKVVAAAADLLRAAGPSAVTVESVIGAAEVSRATFYRHFASTTEVVAAAFGVVVPAAPAPPPMGSVRDRLTALALSQARLFAEVPASTTFLAWLSLGAGLDETYGARGEDPDRVEQRTLRERVADQYLWPFDEVLSSADAVELLGQVDRITAMALIIGPLAMGRLSTLPTFDYEAIARAAVDGFLATHSRD
- a CDS encoding MFS transporter — protein: MTTVKPGPDRLTIRAVWLIAVACGALSAVVAAMAALNTALAEIAPDIEADAGQITWLVDGYTLTLAALLLPAGALGDRFGRRGMLIGGMVVFGVASLLPVFLDDPNLIIASRCLAGAGAALVMPATLSLITSGVPESKRPLAVSIWAGVAGAGAIGGFFVTGILLEFFSWHSIFITFAAASAVIVVMALTVDTSRDENPPRFDIRGSVTSAVAIAAFVFGLIEGPVRGWDDPLVLIALIGGLALVGAFIHLELARDHPLLDVRLFRRRAFGSGAFAIALQFLGSFGTFFLILQRLQLVLGYSPLQSAVAMFPLVIVVMVMSLLGNWLAVRFNFRAVLAPGMFVFGIGIVLLGALTYTEYWVIAILLSVMAFGLGVATAPATTAIMVSTPVENQGVGSAVNDTARELGAAIGMALAGSIVAAGYTARIGATADRAREQFQTMGDQLISGGQQARGEMVAAQGDVVAENIGRSLAEAKAVSEQLEQNVPGDLARTVLDGAQQAFLHPSSQAYIVLGALVIAGSVVLAFWAPNRLDEKATGTTVVAAPSDRESDPVG
- a CDS encoding MaoC/PaaZ C-terminal domain-containing protein → MPIDPSVAVGADLGESSFEWSASNVALYNLGVGAAADPLDVEGLRYIHDISPKVLPTFATVAGSFEATEAPTVSFPGIEIDLAKVVHGSQQVTTHRPIPASGKGTTHSRIAEVQDKGSAAVVITETQTFDSDGELLWTTRSSIFAKGEGGFGGDRGTSERVEYPDRDPDSVLTVATRPNQALLYRLCGDRNPLHSDPAFASAAGFPAPILHGLCSYGTVCRAITDELLGGDADAVAGFGAKFAGVFFPGETFRISVWDTGTDLVATATAVERDDAPVLGNVVLTRR